A genomic segment from Dechloromonas denitrificans encodes:
- a CDS encoding bacteriohemerythrin: MPITWDSRLDTGIEVIDAQHKRIVGYINDLEIAKQKGDRHLVTEVIEQLIDYTQSHFGFEEAMLEEAGYKFLKPHKKVHELFIKRITEFTMRAAKGEDIADELHSMLAKWLLNHIANEDRDYAMLVKQMVNAEPVAATPQAPVQSSKPGIISGLLGRFFR; the protein is encoded by the coding sequence GTGCCTATTACATGGGATAGCAGACTGGATACCGGGATTGAAGTGATCGATGCCCAGCACAAGAGAATCGTCGGTTACATCAACGATCTGGAAATCGCCAAGCAGAAGGGCGATCGGCATCTGGTGACGGAAGTGATCGAGCAGTTGATTGATTACACCCAGTCGCACTTCGGTTTTGAGGAGGCCATGCTGGAAGAGGCTGGCTACAAATTCTTGAAGCCGCACAAGAAAGTGCATGAACTGTTCATCAAGCGCATTACCGAATTCACCATGCGGGCAGCCAAGGGTGAAGACATTGCCGATGAATTGCACAGCATGCTGGCGAAATGGCTGCTCAACCACATTGCCAACGAAGACCGGGATTACGCCATGCTGGTCAAGCAGATGGTCAATGCCGAACCGGTTGCGGCCACGCCGCAGGCACCGGTGCAAAGCAGCAAGCC